TTCATATCGACCGTCTGCTGGGCTTTTTCTACCAGGGAGACAATGTCCCCCATTCCGAGAATCCGTGATGCCATCCGGTCGGGATGGAACGGCTCCAGGTCGGAGAGTTTCTCGCCGACTGACGCCAGCTTGATTGGGCATCCGGTTACAGCGCGAATCGAAATCGCCGCCCCGCCGCGGGCATCGCCATCAAGTTTAGTCAGCGCCACTCCGGTCAGCGCCAGACGCTTGTGAAACTGCTCGGCGAGATTGACGGCATCCTGGCCGGTCATGGCATCCGCCACCAGAAGCAGCTCATCGGGCGATACGCGCGACTTAATCTCTTCCAGCTCCACCATCAACTCTTCATCGATATGAAGTCGTCCCGCGGTATCGAGGATTACCAGGTCAACAAAGTTCTTCTCGGCATACTTCTTAGCCTCGTAACAGATTTCCGGCGGCTGGGCATTTTCACGGTGGAACACCTCCACCCCAATCGAATCCCCCAGTACTTTCAACTGCTTGATAGCGGCCGGGCGATAAATATCGGCGGCAACCAGAAGCGGTTTTTTGTTCTTCCGTTTTGCCTGAAGAGCCAGTTTGCCGGCAAGCGTAGTTTTCCCCGAGCCTTGCAAGCCGCAAAGCATATAAACTGTCGGTGTCTTGTCAATCGGGGCGAGAGAAACCGCTTTCTCACCGAGAACCTTCACCAGTTCATCATGCACAATCTTGACAATCTGCTGCCCCGGTTCAATCGATTTTAAGACTTTTTCCCCGACCGATTCCTCTTCGACTTTTTTGATGAACTCTTTGACTACCTTGTAGTTGACATCGGCCTCAAGAAGCGCCCGACGGACCTCTTTCAAAGCATCGCGGATATTCTTTTCCG
Above is a genomic segment from Candidatus Zixiibacteriota bacterium containing:
- the ffh gene encoding signal recognition particle protein, with amino-acid sequence MFGELIDRFDDIFKTLRGAGKLSEKNIRDALKEVRRALLEADVNYKVVKEFIKKVEEESVGEKVLKSIEPGQQIVKIVHDELVKVLGEKAVSLAPIDKTPTVYMLCGLQGSGKTTLAGKLALQAKRKNKKPLLVAADIYRPAAIKQLKVLGDSIGVEVFHRENAQPPEICYEAKKYAEKNFVDLVILDTAGRLHIDEELMVELEEIKSRVSPDELLLVADAMTGQDAVNLAEQFHKRLALTGVALTKLDGDARGGAAISIRAVTGCPIKLASVGEKLSDLEPFHPDRMASRILGMGDIVSLVEKAQQTVDMKTAAKLEEKLKKNAFTLEDFYDQMQQIKKMGPLESIMGMIPGVGKALKGIQIDEKGLTRVEAMIQSMTPEERRNPQIIDGSRKVRIAKGSGNSVQNINLLLKQFAAMQKMIKDMSKFKFKGLPKGAFPFQM